In bacterium, a single window of DNA contains:
- a CDS encoding type II toxin-antitoxin system VapC family toxin has product MFVDTSALLAGLNSPSGAAGAMLAALFADKQLFKIILSNQVIEEAERNIRLKFPLLTDAWLSFMLHAPLVAPDATIAEIRTAFEVIGTDDAPILASAIKACADVLVTWNTRDFMKEKVLQANPFPILTPGNFLKQFVRKT; this is encoded by the coding sequence GTGTTCGTTGACACAAGCGCTCTGCTCGCAGGCCTCAACTCACCGAGCGGCGCCGCCGGTGCGATGCTTGCAGCGCTCTTCGCCGATAAACAACTGTTCAAAATCATCCTCTCAAATCAAGTTATCGAGGAAGCGGAACGTAACATACGCCTCAAATTTCCACTACTCACTGACGCGTGGCTCTCATTCATGCTGCATGCACCTCTCGTCGCTCCGGACGCAACCATCGCCGAAATACGCACAGCGTTTGAGGTAATAGGCACCGATGACGCGCCGATTTTGGCAAGCGCCATCAAAGCATGCGCTGACGTCCTCGTCACCTGGAATACGCGAGACTTCATGAAAGAAAAGGTGTTGCAAGCAAACCCATTTCCCATACTCACACCGGGAAATTTTTTGAAACAGTTTGTACGAAAAACATGA
- a CDS encoding nucleotidyltransferase domain-containing protein — translation MPKKPDDNKNEQAPGPASAKGFGGQAATNTAIDESIRQIKTKFGEEAARQLQRVTEKIVAEYQPEKIILFGSWAWGVPHEWSDLDLFIVKDSPKKRREREYELRMKLFGNKFPPMDLLIYTPEEMEKRVHIGDFFVNDILDRGTVLYEKT, via the coding sequence ATGCCCAAAAAACCTGACGACAACAAAAACGAGCAAGCGCCGGGCCCAGCCTCCGCCAAAGGCTTCGGCGGGCAAGCAGCCACGAACACCGCGATTGACGAGAGCATCCGGCAAATCAAGACGAAGTTCGGCGAGGAGGCTGCTCGGCAACTACAGCGGGTAACGGAAAAAATCGTTGCAGAGTATCAACCGGAGAAAATAATCCTGTTCGGCTCGTGGGCCTGGGGCGTACCACATGAGTGGAGCGATCTCGATCTGTTTATCGTAAAAGATTCTCCAAAAAAACGTCGGGAGCGAGAATATGAACTGCGAATGAAACTGTTCGGCAACAAGTTTCCACCCATGGACTTGCTCATCTACACGCCGGAAGAGATGGAAAAACGCGTCCACATAGGAGACTTCTTCGTGAATGACATCCTCGACCGCGGCACCGTGCTCTATGAAAAAACATAA
- a CDS encoding DUF5678 domain-containing protein gives MHAPKLPIIDIKKYGGKQIAIANGKIVAAGKNSVEAFTKARQNLPEKTWRQICSSASRKD, from the coding sequence ATGCACGCACCAAAACTTCCCATCATCGACATCAAAAAGTACGGCGGCAAACAGATTGCAATCGCGAACGGTAAGATTGTCGCTGCGGGCAAAAATTCCGTTGAGGCGTTCACAAAGGCCCGGCAGAATCTTCCAGAAAAGACATGGAGACAGATCTGCTCGTCAGCGTCCCGAAAGGACTGA
- a CDS encoding HEPN domain-containing protein, which produces MKKHKLSEQELQTEEWVKRATDDELTARSILKHRDAPPMPVCFFSQQLAEKYLKAFLVHQSRWYPKIHPLDVLLEHCRDLDAEFAKLKEDCLFLTSFYRDTRYPADTPDYDWNECEAAFAAAIRVKEFVQEKLKILTYSAEADRGFGALGFLVVTGGALALFAALMIARPWSATPQQTYPISDETIGAPTGPTDATDSYDRLCELTGGTAVSCPENPPPNAGMCLQCMCPEGTSWQPARGGCMHDAESSPLNSNVQPPDANTLSSIDTSDWKTYRNEEYGFEFQYPSTWSIRTDGINDLSLLRPGMKLPSKENLPSHDGVYWGDILIDIFSNPDNLSIEEYLSKPGNTWKPFDQNLPFDQIAIKNGGEIFIFRNIPGFFISSFAYIKGKRPIIEIADIDIEDEFREEIFNHILSTFKFIKSS; this is translated from the coding sequence ATGAAAAAACATAAACTCTCGGAACAAGAATTGCAGACTGAAGAATGGGTCAAGCGGGCGACCGACGATGAACTCACCGCTCGCTCAATCCTCAAACACCGCGACGCGCCGCCGATGCCGGTCTGCTTTTTCTCACAGCAACTTGCCGAGAAATATCTCAAAGCGTTCCTGGTGCACCAGAGCCGGTGGTACCCGAAAATTCACCCGCTTGATGTGCTGCTCGAGCACTGCCGAGACCTCGATGCGGAATTTGCGAAGCTCAAAGAAGACTGCCTCTTCCTCACGTCGTTCTACCGCGACACGCGGTACCCAGCTGATACGCCAGACTACGATTGGAATGAGTGTGAAGCGGCGTTCGCAGCGGCGATTCGCGTGAAAGAATTCGTGCAAGAAAAACTCAAAATACTCACCTACAGCGCTGAAGCAGATCGCGGCTTCGGCGCGCTCGGGTTTCTCGTGGTGACCGGCGGCGCGCTTGCTCTGTTCGCGGCACTGATGATCGCGCGACCGTGGAGCGCGACTCCGCAACAGACGTATCCAATTTCCGATGAGACAATCGGCGCACCAACAGGCCCGACAGACGCGACTGATTCCTACGACCGACTGTGTGAATTAACCGGCGGCACGGCCGTATCCTGCCCGGAAAATCCTCCGCCAAACGCGGGGATGTGTCTACAATGTATGTGTCCCGAAGGAACATCATGGCAACCGGCCCGTGGCGGATGCATGCATGACGCGGAGTCCAGTCCTCTAAACTCCAATGTCCAACCACCCGACGCAAACACTCTCTCGTCAATCGACACCTCAGACTGGAAGACGTATCGTAATGAGGAGTATGGGTTTGAGTTTCAATATCCATCTACATGGAGCATTCGAACAGATGGCATTAATGATTTATCGCTCTTGCGTCCCGGAATGAAACTACCCAGCAAAGAGAACTTACCCTCACACGATGGTGTTTATTGGGGAGACATTCTAATTGATATATTCTCGAACCCAGATAATCTTTCCATCGAAGAGTATTTGAGCAAACCGGGGAACACATGGAAGCCCTTCGATCAAAATTTACCATTTGATCAGATCGCTATAAAAAATGGTGGTGAAATTTTTATATTTAGAAACATTCCTGGATTCTTCATATCAAGCTTTGCGTATATAAAGGGAAAACGCCCAATAATAGAAATTGCTGATATAGACATAGAAGATGAGTTCCGAGAGGAAATTTTTAATCACATTCTCTCCACTTTCAAATTCATAAAATCATCGTAA